GTTGGCGGCTTGCGACGCAGTTCACGGTTGGTAGTGTTGGTCATCTTGGTGGTGACGGCGGGTGGTTGGCGCCGCCCGGTGGACAGTGCAAAAAGACTGTGTGATGAGATTGTTGCTACTGTACGGGCCGCATTCACGACACTTCTTTATCAGTTTTTCTCGCCAGCTCCCAAcctttcctcctcgacaTTCTTCCACAATCCAAGACTCAAAGACTCCAACGCCTCGACGCAGGACAAAGGCCATTCGTGTCCCTCTACGGGAATTATTACCGCGACAGCCTCAAGGTTTGTAATGGTCCACAGTCGAGGCGCGAATCTAGTCTTGCTACCTTCGATTCCAATCACCCTCGAAAGAATATCCTCCCACCGCTTCTAAAAATGCTAGAGCTTGCCGCTTTGAATGTACTACAGCGAGCAAGTGTGGACAGTGAAGCAAGATGAAAACCCGCCACGTCGACTCTTCAAACGATGTGGTTCCAGTGGGTAGCAAGCGACGCCGTTGTCAGAGACGGATGCCTCGCGATCCCTGGAGACATGCCAAACATAGACTTCAACTTTTTTCCAATTTCAATCAACTATCACGAGCATTTCTGCTCAGTATATTCACGCTCCGGTCGCTTCATCATGCATCTGTTCTCCTAGTGCCTCAACTCCCAACCGCCCAAACTCCATGACTGCCTACATCTTTGACTCGGGAGCCCTTGAATGGTCAATTGAGGCCGTCAAACTTGACGCTAAGAGATACTTACTCACTTAAAGTTGTTCTTCATCTCTCGCAACTTTGTCATAACAGCCACGGGCTCAGTCTCGCCCGTCACCTTCTGGATTTCGGGATCCTGATGCAATCCAGTCAGCTAGGCTCAAAGTCAACCTACGTCTCGACAAACCTCGACTCTCATAAACACATTATGCTCCTATAGCTCCTTGTTAGCCAGCCTGTTAGGTCTCGATAACAATATCCTAACCTTCTCATCTCCAATGGTAAACTTTCCAGTCGTCACCTTGTTGTTCTCGGCATACGAGTGGAGCTTCTGCACAGCATCTCGCTGCGACACAGAAGCCGCAAACTTGACGTTGGACTTGGTGTATTCATGTCCAGGCTGCATCGATGTTAGAACTTTGCCAACTTAATCGTCTGCTTGACTTCTCACATAGACCAAGGTGTCATCTGGCAGAGCGGCGAGGCGCTTGTTCAGGGCCTCGTGCATCTCCGCCGCAGAGCCTTCGAAGAATCTTCCACAGCCTAACCAGGTCAGTCTCATCCACACACGGGTGATATGGGGTCCTACCGCCGATGAAAAGAGTATCTCCTGTGAAAACAGCCTTTTCATTTCCATCCTCCATGAAGAAACAAATGCTGTCCTGGGTATGGCAGGGCGTGTGAACACCCTTCACGGTGATGTCACCCAGCTTAAAGGTCTCGCCATGGCCAGGCGTCTTGGTGACACCCTCGCAGTCCTTGCCTCCGATAATGTCGAGCTTGGGAGTGCCAAGTTCAGCGAGCTTACCAGGATTAGTGAAATATCATAAATCCAGCTCGATATGGCACCTTACCAGCTTCTTGTTACCTCCGGCATGGTCCCAATGGCTGCGGCGGGGTCAGTTTGCTGCACAAGGAGGGGTTGTCCAGCACTCACTGATGAGTGTTGACGATGGCCGTCAGGTTAATCTTGCCCGCCTGAATAGCATCCTTCAGAACCGGAGCAACTCTATCGAAATGGACCATTAGCAAGCCAATTCAGAAAGGCTTCATGAGTCCCACATACTCCGGAGGGTTGGCAGGGTCGATAATCACAGCATCCTTGGATTTGTCATCGACCACCAAGTAGGCGTAATTGTTGTGGCTCCCCTCCCCTATGAAAGTCAGTATCTTCTATACCCTCAATGCCGGATAGTTCTATAACCAGGTGAGAAGCTCTACATACACATGGGAATCGACTGGATATGCATGGCGCGGGATGCAGCAAGCTACGTCAACTCAGCGATCCAGCTCTGCAAAGTTGAGAGCAATTGACTTACCGCTGTGGAGATGATTCCAAATTTCTTGTTGAGAAACGGTCGTCTGGCCGCGAGTCTATACATAGGTGTGTAAATGCAGAGGAAAGAGTCAAGGTTGCAGTGTAAGAGGACGATGCCGAATGGGATGTGAGGCTTTGTAATCTTGGCCAGGGCTAGCGAGGCATCATGTCTCCAGCATCATGACGTTGCCCCGATGGGGATGCGGCACGTGATATCGGCATTCAAGACGTTGAGAAACACCGCATGGCGAGCTTTGGAGGGACTTGTCATGATATCAAGTTGGggtattaaatattttattgCTGAAAGCAAGGCTAGACAATGCCAATGGGCTTGGGCTTCCAAGGACCTTCAAACTGTGACCATCCAAAATCTTGGTCAACCTCTGTCGCCTCTCCATCACCTGCGGCAGGCTCATGAGCTTCAGTATCCTTCATGGGTATATCTGCAGCTCCAGTGTCCTGAGCGCCCTTTTGTCCATCCAAATCCTTCAATCGCTGGCTCAGTTCCGCGCACTTGAGAAACACCTGGTTCCCCGGTAGACTGCTCCTAACCTCGTCCACCGTCTTCACCACGCGCTCCCCCGGCCACCGCTCAAACTCGCCAATCATGATGCCCAGCTTAGCTTCATCTCCCTCGCGCAGATATCGCAGCACCATCTGCCGACATGGATCGCCCGTGTCGTCGCCGAGGTGCTTCCAGTAGTAGTCCCAGATCCACGCCAGAGCCTTCTTTGCCGCCGTGCGTAGCTTTGCCAACGAGGGTAGCTGCTCGTGTGTGGACTGATGCCGCAGCTCTACAAATGTGGCTGGTAGACCTATCGTCTTTGCGATCGAGTACATGCTCTGCTTGCGCTGCTTGTCCTGgtggccatcgaggaggccggTAACGAACCTAGACTTGACGTGAGCTCTGTTCAACACATCCCATGCGTAAAGACTCACCGACTAAAGGCCGCCGAGTATGCTGCCCGTACAGCATACGCTGATGAGGCTGCATTCTCCCCTGcagctgcttctccatcactCAACATGGCTGCCATCAAGAGGGCCGTGGACTCAACCATATGAGGACAATTTCCTCGCTGCATCCACATCGAGACCCGCGCAACCGCCTGATGCTGTTTCCTCCTCGCTTCTTTATCGTCTATATTTTGGCGAGGCCGAATGATTCCCGAATGCTCCTGCTGACCAGCATCTTCTGGCTTTTGCTCTGGGTtctgggtggtggtgctgatTCCGTCAAATGAGGCGTAGAGCTGTTCGCGAACCAGCAAAAGTTCATAGCGGTCGCGCCACGGCGTGAAGACGTATTGAACCATGGGAACAACTGTAATCGTAGCTTTCTTTGAGGGAGTTGTTTTCGTCTTAGGCTTTGGCGATTTACAGGATTTGATGGtgcttgttgttgagatGAGAAGTCCTAGGTTTACGGTTTGGCAGGGTGAAATAATTTTCCAGCGCTTGACAGTGGGTTACAACAAGAACATCACAGCTATCAGCAACCCAAATGTTTATTATCACACAGCATATTACGCACATTTCAGTTCATGGGACGTCTAATTTGTGGTTCGTTTTATTCATTCCACATTCTACCGGTGTCATATTCTCATTTCCGGAACCTTTTTGCAGTTCAGGTCCATATCATTTTCCCATTTAGGAGACAGTCTCCTCAACACAGAAGATGCCGtactcctccttgagctccttcaggatagggttgttgatcttgccgTTCATGGGGGCCAGGATACCCTTCTCAGACAGGGTGCCGTTCAGGACCTGCTTGACAGCGACGGCACAAGGCACGCCGACCAAGCGAGCCATGGCTGAGTAGCCCTTAGGGTCACCGTACTCAACGAGGGTAGAGGTGCGGGTCTCGTGGGAGCCGTCCTTGTGCTCAATCTCGAACTTGTGCTGGAGCATGACGAGATCACGCTCACCCTCCTCGAATtgcatcttcttctcgagggTAGCGCAGAGGGTGTCGAGGGGGTTACCGCGGGGGGTGATCTTCTCGTCAGAGAAGAGACCGATCCAGCGGAGACCGCTCAGGATACGCTTCTGATCCTCAGGGGAGTCAAAGGTGGCCTTGGAGACGATGGCCTCCTCAAGGTCGGCAGCGCTGGAGGACTTGGCACCGACAATGATCTTGGTGGCCTCGTTCCAGGCAATGGGCTGAGAGAGAGCCTCCTGAGCGGTAtcgtcgaggaagccaaTCTGGACCAGGACTCGGATGAACTGAGGGAATCCCTGGTATCGGAGAGTACCTCGGATGATGGTCTCAGCCTCGGGGATGTTGTAGCGCTCCTTGTAGGGGGTAGAGTCTCGGTTAGGGTAGGCGACGAAGGCGAAGCCGGGGTAGATGAAGTAGGGCTTGGCTGTGCCCATCAGGTCCTTGGAGGCAACATCGGCGATCTTGCCGTCCTGGTAGTATCGGGCAGCGTTTCgcagggcgaggaggacacCGCGGGAAGACCAAGAGAACTTGTATCCGAGAGGGTTGCCAGAGACCTCGGGGGCGGGGAGACCACCGCAGTAGCTGAGGAAAGACAGAATCTTTCCACCCTCGGCGTGGACCTCCTCGATCGTCTTGACGGCGTACAGGTGGTCAACTATGTATGGTGATTAGCAGGCTGTTCCAAAGTAAAACAAAGTCATCGGGTCTTGATGACAACATACCACCAGGGTCAACCTAAAGAAACAGTCAGTGTCAATTCTCGTATGCATTGATGGCCATGGGTCAAACTTACGCCAATCTCGTTCATGACGGTGATaccagcagccttggcctcctcgtcgagctccatcatggcggGAGAGACGTAGCTAGTGGTGACAACATTCTTCTTGTTGCGGATGGCAGActtgatgacgagggcgTGGAAAGTGTAAGGGATCAAGCTGATGACAAGGTCATGCTTGGCAACTTCGGCATCGAGGGCCTTCTCGTCGCTGACATCGAGCGAGATCGGGGTCGCGAGGTTGACGCCCTCggagagcttcttggcggTCTCGAGGGTTCGGCAGGCTGCAGAAGGTCAACATCAAGACACCAAACATCcattgagcttcttggtcgTCCAGAGCTCGAAAAAGCCCAAGTCAAGAGTGACCTAAAATCGGACGAGGTTACCCACCAACAGTAACGGGAATGCCGCTCTGGGTCAACACGTCCAGAGTAGGACGCGTGACAAAGCCCGCACCGAGCATAAGAACAGATCTTTAATCCATTATCAGTTTTGTAAGTTCATACGCCAAAGAGAATACTCACTGCTGTGCCATCTTGATATTTTTCGTGTATCGTGTTATGGTTTGTGATGactccaagctcaagaatCTACCCCGCCAAAATTTTTGGCTATGTGCTTCAGAGTTTGTTGGCGGGGTCATTCAATGCCAATTCCGATAACGGCCACTGGCCagctgagatgagatgagctCAGCATGGCTCGAGTCGGCTTTAGGATGAGGCCTCACCAGCCACGTCGGGGCCCAGCCACATGCAGCGCCACGGCGGCTAGCGCCTCTTCCCAATTTCAACTTGCTCTCCAGCCTCCTTCCCGATTATGATGTAAGGAGCGGCGGGGCACAACGGGACGGCGCACATACCCACGCAGGGCTGGGAGAACGGGCGGGGCCGGGGTTGATCGATCGGCGCTTTGCGGCCAATAGGAGGACGTCACACGGCGTGTGCCACATGTCTAACAGGGATCAGAGAGGCTCTAGCTTCCCTGTACCTTTTTAGTGCCGCCGGCACTCTGTTCGAGACAACGGTCTCTTACTTTTTGCTTTTACAGTAACTGCATGCATCACCGCCGCCGATGGTCAAAGGTAAGCGTCAACACTGGAACCTTGGTGCAGGTCAGAGAGGGATgcggtttttttttcttagGCTTTTCTCATTTTGGGAccatgttttttttttgtttgttGATTTCTTTATTTGGTTGTTTGTTTCGGCTACTAGCACGGCACGGCCGGCTGTGCCATCCTAGTTCTCTGTGCTATCTTGCACGGGTATCCTCGCCTGATTCTATGAACCTCAAAAAATTCAGCGCTTGTTCCCATGCCCCTTTCCCCAAAAAAGTACAACATTCGTTTGCGCCATGTCCGCTCCGAGATCCATAGTTTTCCGTCTACCGTCCCAAAAGGCCGTTTCCCAGGCCTGTGATAACACCTTGTTTTATTGTACATTCCCCAGGTCGTAATTCATGCAAAAGTTGCAGTCAAGTTCATTGGTGGCTCATGTCATCAGACTGAGCTCGTCTTAGAAGCGTCcgcttcctcatcgtcgtcctcatcctcctcatcggaCTTGGGAGGCTCCCAAGTCTCCTCGAGCTTAAGGCCCTTGCCTCGGGGCTCGTTTCCTCTGAATGTTGATCCAAGGAGAGAGGAAACCGTGGATCGATAGTTGTTGAGCTGAGGGTCTTCCTCATACTTGTCGGGGGCGTCGTAAAGGCCCATGCCAACAAGAAtttcaccctcctcctccagaggCTCCTCAAGCGCCTGGTAGGGGATGTCGTCAGACACAGCCGGTTGAGAGAGTTCGGCTTGGGGAAGAGTCTCGGGTGTGGGTGGGGTTGTAGCGTTAAAGCCATGCATGATGAAGCTGTTCCAGTCCCATCCATTACCATAGGCCGTGTTGTCGTTGGGTACAGAGGCTTCCGTAGAAACCTGACGTGTGTCCATGCCCGAGCAAGAGGCCGGTGACTGCTGAGCCATCGAGGTTCCCTGGTAAGGGTAGTAGGGCAGGTTATCGGCAGTCTGGTATGGTAGTGAGAGGTGAGAGAAAGCTAGGGGGGATGTGTCGCAGGAGGTTGATGCCAGCATGGGGGAAACATGGGGGTAGCCATATGTATCCTGCTGGTTGGCATACATGTTGCTCGAGGTGAGAGCATACATGGGCTGGGCTTGAGCCTGTGGTTGTTGGCCATAGGAACTGGGATGCCAGCTGACAGGGCGTGAAGAACGCTGGGTAGGTTGCTGTTGCTCCGTGTCATAGAACATCGAGAGCTGGTCCAGGACTTGCTGTCTTCGGCGTTGCGAGTTGCCATCGTTCATAAGGGTCTTCCGGCGAGCCATAACACCAGACGAACGGGGGCTGTTGCTAGCACTGGTAGGCTTGACTACTCTCATGGCACCTCCTGATCGTTGTCCGTTGGAGCCTCGAGAGAATCTTCGTGCAGCCTGAGAGCAAGCCATTTGCCGAGAGTGGTCGTCAACCATGGCATCGTAGGGATATGTGACAGGCAGAGAGCCTGCCGGTTGCATACCGAAGAGTGGGTGCATCATCTTCGGTGTTCAAGTAATCGAGTGAAAGCTGGTAGGTGAATCGTAATGGTTGAGATGAGGTAGAGTTGAGAGCTGTGTGCTATGGTCGGTGATAGCTTTGTCGTGTGTATGATAGACTTGGAAGATCTGAAGAAGGGCTCGGCTTGGGTTATGTATCGTGGAGTGGAGGTACAGTCCCCAGGGGGCTCAAGGGAGTAACGAAACATGGGGCAATCGATGGCTTGAAAGGATAAATCGAGCCTAGCAGTCTACCAAGATCAACTCGCCATGGATCTGGGAGTGGGCCTGGGCACAAGGCAATAAAGAAGCATGGGCGGTTTGACACCAACACGATGGCCGCAAACCGTGGAATTACAACAAGCGTCGAATCAGCGCGAGGCGCGCCGGGGGTGGGTGCTAGGTTCCTCATCAGAATTGTCCTTTGCTCTGCTAGTCCGGGTGCTAGGATTGTCAGTCAGGCATGGCAGCTGCGGCGGGTGGCCTGCGTCATACGGGGCGCGCAGGGGGTGCCTCAACGGGCGGATTCCACAGTCGGAGGAGGGTGGGCGGGAAGTAGTGCCGGAGAGCGAGAATCAGGCCGGTGTTCTGGGGATAGGGACGTATGCAGCACGGAGGAGGAGTCGAACAGTGGAGGGCTTGGACAAGAAGCCGTGTGAGGGTGGGCGGGTGGGTGTGTGCTGTGTTGGGCTGGGGTGTCGGACCAGCAAGGCTTGCTCACTCGGTGGGGTCCAAGTCGACAAAGTCAGTACCACGCCAAATTTGGCGTACCGGCAAGGCGAGAAACGAGAAAAcagggtggtggtgatggcacTGATGGGCTCTCCCGCTGCGACTGTGTCGCAGACCCATGAGCGAGCTCAAGCGGCTTAGCTGGCTTGCAGGTCCCTCCAGCAAGTGGGCACCATCGGGTCGTCTGGACTCTGGCAAACCACCCCTGCCGCTAGGGATGCAAGTTGCTTCAAGCCGTGGGCAATAGAAGGGATGGAGAAGATTTGGGCCCACGGGCTGGCGTCGTAATAAAAGACGACATAAGTGAACCCAGCCAGTCTCAGGCCGAGTTCCACGAGAGGCCAGCACCATCGCCAGGGGTGTGGACCACTTCAAGGGAGTGCATCAAGGGTTGAAGCTCGCGGCGCCACAATGCAGATGCGCCTCGGGGGCCTGGGCTGGGGGACCGCAGCTAGGAAGGTGCCCAAGCCCAGAGCATGGGACAGACATTTCCTTGTTGCTAAAAGTGCCACCGGGAAGGGGTTTTGAATCTCACTCAGGCGG
This genomic interval from Fusarium keratoplasticum isolate Fu6.1 chromosome 9, whole genome shotgun sequence contains the following:
- a CDS encoding Hydroxyacylglutathione hydrolase, which produces MVQYVFTPWRDRYELLLVREQLYASFDGISTTTQNPEQKPEDAGQQEHSGIIRPRQNIDDKEARRKQHQAVARVSMWMQRGNCPHMVESTALLMAAMLSDGEAAAGENAASSAYAVRAAYSAAFSRFVTGLLDGHQDKQRKQSMYSIAKTIGLPATFVELRHQSTHEQLPSLAKLRTAAKKALAWIWDYYWKHLGDDTGDPCRQMVLRYLREGDEAKLGIMIGEFERWPGERVVKTVDEVRSSLPGNQVFLKCAELSQRLKDLDGQKGAQDTGAADIPMKDTEAHEPAAGDGEATEVDQDFGWSQFEALAKITKPHIPFGIVLLHCNLDSFLCIYTPMYRLAARRPFLNKKFGIISTALAASRAMHIQSIPMWEGSHNNYAYLVVDDKSKDAVIIDPANPPEVAPVLKDAIQAGKINLTAIVNTHHHWDHAGGNKKLLAELGTPKLDIIGGKDCEGVTKTPGHGETFKLGDITVKGVHTPCHTQDSICFFMEDGNEKAVFTGDTLFIGGCGRFFEGSAAEMHEALNKRLAALPDDTLVYPGHEYTKSNVKFAASVSQRDAVQKLHSYAENNKVTTGKFTIGDEKEHNVFMRVEDPEIQKVTGETEPVAVMTKLREMKNNFKAPESKM
- a CDS encoding Saccharopine dehydrogenase; translated protein: MAQQSVLMLGAGFVTRPTLDVLTQSGIPVTVACRTLETAKKLSEGVNLATPISLDVSDEKALDAEVAKHDLVISLIPYTFHALVIKSAIRNKKNVVTTSYVSPAMMELDEEAKAAGITVMNEIGVDPGVDHLYAVKTIEEVHAEGGKILSFLSYCGGLPAPEVSGNPLGYKFSWSSRGVLLALRNAARYYQDGKIADVASKDLMGTAKPYFIYPGFAFVAYPNRDSTPYKERYNIPEAETIIRGTLRYQGFPQFIRVLVQIGFLDDTAQEALSQPIAWNEATKIIVGAKSSSAADLEEAIVSKATFDSPEDQKRILSGLRWIGLFSDEKITPRGNPLDTLCATLEKKMQFEEGERDLVMLQHKFEIEHKDGSHETRTSTLVEYGDPKGYSAMARLVGVPCAVAVKQVLNGTLSEKGILAPMNGKINNPILKELKEEYGIFCVEETVS